One genomic segment of Methanococcus voltae PS includes these proteins:
- a CDS encoding ArsR/SmtB family transcription factor: MLKYEKKVETKRNDEIKDFGELEVEMCQEHPENQVHIQKAIESLPDNEEISEMANYFTALSEPNRLKILFILKKGEYCPCELSSVLKCTKSALSHQLRILRDKNLIKSRKDGKFVYYSIKDSKICEILEKIIKNKKIKKENKIESKINDNN; encoded by the coding sequence ATGTTAAAATATGAAAAAAAAGTAGAAACAAAGAGAAATGATGAAATAAAGGACTTTGGAGAATTAGAAGTTGAAATGTGTCAGGAACATCCTGAAAATCAAGTACATATTCAAAAAGCTATTGAATCATTGCCCGATAATGAAGAAATTTCGGAAATGGCGAATTATTTCACGGCTTTAAGTGAACCTAATCGTCTAAAAATACTATTTATCTTAAAAAAAGGGGAATACTGCCCTTGTGAATTATCATCAGTCTTAAAATGCACCAAATCTGCATTATCTCATCAATTACGTATATTAAGAGATAAAAATTTAATAAAAAGCAGAAAAGATGGAAAATTTGTATATTATTCGATAAAAGACTCAAAAATATGTGAAATACTTGAAAAAATTATTAAAAATAAAAAAATAAAAAAAGAAAATAAAATAGAATCAAAAATAAACGACAATAACTAA
- a CDS encoding XTP/dITP diphosphatase: MKLLFATGNMNKVNEAKLILKNSKYEIEQLKIPYPELQGNLEEVAEYGAKYVYDKYTLNKKISKDGSGIIVEDSGLFIESLREFPGTYSKFVQMTLGNEGILKLLGTCTKRNAYFKTVIGYYNGKELKTFAGTVEGKISYKIRSNGYGFAYDSIFIPKNHEKTFAEMLPEEKSDISHRKNAFVNFKNYIDSLNLE; the protein is encoded by the coding sequence ATGAAATTATTATTTGCTACAGGAAACATGAATAAAGTTAACGAAGCTAAACTAATTCTAAAAAATTCAAAATATGAAATAGAACAGTTGAAGATACCATATCCTGAATTACAAGGTAATCTTGAAGAAGTAGCTGAATATGGTGCTAAATACGTTTATGATAAATATACGTTAAATAAAAAGATATCTAAAGATGGTTCGGGCATAATTGTAGAAGATAGTGGACTATTTATAGAATCATTACGAGAATTCCCTGGAACATACTCTAAATTTGTTCAAATGACTCTTGGAAATGAAGGTATTTTAAAATTACTTGGCACATGTACGAAAAGAAACGCATACTTTAAAACAGTTATTGGATACTATAATGGCAAAGAACTTAAAACATTTGCAGGAACGGTTGAAGGCAAGATATCCTATAAAATAAGGTCAAATGGATATGGTTTTGCTTATGATAGTATATTCATACCTAAAAATCATGAAAAAACATTTGCAGAAATGTTGCCTGAAGAAAAAAGCGATATTTCACATCGAAAAAATGCTTTTGTTAACTTTAAGAATTATATTGATTCTTTAAATTTAGAATAA
- the pdxS gene encoding pyridoxal 5'-phosphate synthase lyase subunit PdxS translates to MSKKLVGTDVLKRGFAKMVKHGVVMDVTNVEQAKIAEEAGATAVMALERVPADIRAQGGVARMSDPEMILEIIDAVSIPVMAKARIGHDVEAQVLESLGVDMVDESEVLTPADEVNHIAKKAFTVPFVCGARNLGEALRRIDEGAAMIRTKGEAGTGNVVEAVKHMRAMNEGIARVVGYYEMGLDAELVQLARNELKVPIDLVYEVAKLKRLPVVNFAAGGIATPADAALMMQMGCDGVFVGSGIFKSGDPEKRAKAIVEATYNYDKPQLIADVSKNLGEPMVGINIEEIPEEQLLAKRGN, encoded by the coding sequence GTTAAACACGGCGTTGTAATGGATGTTACAAATGTTGAACAAGCAAAAATTGCAGAAGAAGCTGGTGCTACCGCAGTTATGGCATTAGAGAGAGTTCCTGCAGATATAAGGGCACAAGGTGGCGTTGCAAGAATGTCCGACCCTGAAATGATACTCGAAATAATCGATGCAGTTTCAATCCCTGTAATGGCAAAGGCAAGAATCGGTCACGATGTAGAAGCTCAAGTTTTAGAATCTTTAGGCGTTGACATGGTTGACGAAAGCGAAGTTTTAACACCTGCAGACGAAGTAAACCACATCGCTAAAAAGGCTTTCACAGTACCTTTTGTATGCGGTGCAAGAAACTTAGGCGAAGCTCTTAGGAGAATTGATGAAGGAGCTGCTATGATAAGGACAAAAGGAGAAGCAGGAACTGGAAATGTTGTAGAAGCTGTAAAACACATGCGAGCAATGAACGAAGGTATTGCTAGAGTTGTAGGTTACTACGAAATGGGTTTAGATGCTGAATTAGTTCAATTAGCAAGAAACGAATTGAAAGTACCTATCGACTTAGTTTACGAAGTTGCAAAATTAAAAAGATTACCTGTAGTTAACTTTGCAGCAGGGGGAATTGCCACACCTGCAGACGCAGCTTTAATGATGCAAATGGGCTGTGATGGTGTATTTGTTGGTTCAGGTATCTTTAAATCTGGAGACCCTGAAAAAAGAGCAAAAGCTATTGTGGAAGCTACATACAACTACGATAAGCCACAATTAATCGCAGACGTAAGTAAAAACTTAGGCGAGCCTATGGTGGGTATCAATATTGAAGAAATACCTGAAGAGCAACTTTTAGCAAAAAGGGGTAATTAA
- a CDS encoding HD domain-containing protein encodes MEKSKIIRDPIHKDIKVKESEISIVDTENFQRLRNIKQTGLTCLVYPSANHTRFEHSLGTMYVAGEMAKKLNNPNLDINLIRILGLLHDIGHPPYSHTLEVNNYDHEYYTRQKIKKMNFENYQSREVLESYNSKGLIGKLIHGEMDSDRMDYLIRDSYHTGVAYGSIDIHRIISSITDFEDSNSLGILEKGVSAIESLLIARYQMYPTVYMHPVSRIAECMLKNATLDILKEGIIKNKDLSIMDDIDLVFTLRKSEGYGRELMKMLDTRNLFKNIATFPYRELKPLEIYKLINLTESNLAILEELLYDKMGFKLYLDIPKPPKIVENKVPVLINGKKHRLDEVSPLVQNLKVAYKKSWNVRVYAEPNKISNESIQTQKYNIKNSPYELKNIIYNLIDEYELVNELELFDNNFIINILAENPVVKGYSTFMAYAKNKGLSEAILSSELQKLLFSGMVKKRTVQMGGIYRYDYKLVDESIISR; translated from the coding sequence ATGGAAAAATCAAAAATTATACGGGACCCAATCCACAAAGATATAAAAGTTAAAGAATCTGAAATTTCAATAGTGGACACCGAAAATTTTCAGAGACTTAGGAATATCAAACAAACAGGATTAACATGCTTAGTTTATCCTAGTGCAAACCATACACGATTCGAACATTCTCTTGGTACGATGTACGTGGCAGGAGAAATGGCCAAAAAATTGAATAATCCAAACTTAGATATTAATTTAATTAGAATATTGGGACTTTTACATGATATAGGACATCCTCCATATTCTCACACTTTAGAAGTAAATAATTATGACCACGAATATTATACAAGACAGAAAATAAAAAAGATGAACTTCGAAAATTATCAAAGTAGAGAAGTTCTCGAATCTTATAATTCCAAGGGTCTAATTGGTAAATTAATCCATGGAGAAATGGATTCCGATAGAATGGATTATTTAATAAGGGATAGCTATCATACCGGTGTTGCTTATGGTTCTATAGATATACATCGTATAATAAGCTCAATAACGGATTTTGAAGACTCTAATTCACTAGGAATTTTAGAGAAAGGGGTTTCAGCAATTGAATCTTTACTTATTGCTAGATATCAAATGTACCCCACCGTTTATATGCACCCTGTCTCCCGTATAGCAGAATGTATGTTAAAAAATGCTACTTTGGACATTTTAAAGGAAGGCATTATTAAAAATAAGGATTTATCGATAATGGATGATATCGATTTAGTTTTTACCCTTCGGAAATCTGAAGGTTATGGTAGAGAATTAATGAAGATGTTGGATACTAGGAATTTATTTAAAAATATTGCTACGTTCCCTTATCGGGAATTAAAACCTTTAGAAATTTATAAGTTAATAAACTTGACAGAATCTAATTTGGCAATTCTTGAAGAGTTATTATATGATAAAATGGGATTTAAACTATATTTGGACATACCTAAACCCCCTAAAATTGTTGAAAATAAAGTTCCAGTCTTGATAAATGGTAAAAAACATAGATTGGATGAAGTTTCACCATTGGTTCAAAATCTAAAAGTTGCATATAAAAAATCTTGGAATGTACGTGTTTATGCAGAGCCAAATAAAATTTCAAATGAAAGTATTCAAACTCAAAAATATAATATTAAAAATTCGCCATATGAATTAAAGAATATAATTTACAACCTAATTGACGAATATGAATTAGTCAACGAATTGGAATTATTCGACAATAACTTTATAATAAATATTTTGGCCGAAAATCCTGTTGTAAAAGGTTATTCTACATTTATGGCTTATGCAAAAAATAAAGGTTTAAGTGAGGCTATCCTGTCTTCTGAATTACAAAAACTTTTGTTTTCAGGAATGGTTAAGAAAAGAACTGTACAAATGGGTGGTATTTATAGATATGATTATAAATTAGTCGACGAATCTATTATATCAAGATAA
- the cofF gene encoding coenzyme gamma-F420-2:alpha-L-glutamate ligase, which yields MITIVCAEGGSTIYALKNAVEGLGQPCEILLLSENNLLVDDSFKIETDLIHSRCGIGDYIDRLTLYSWQVLKNLEEEDYKFINPLSTIYNSSDKFKTIKILNKNGIKVPKTALIRDYDDAVRFINKNNMEYPVILKNSFSKCGMKVEKPQNDEELNEMSKNSMWESKLIQEYIDFKDPKTGLYKDIRVLVVDGQVIGGYRRISNNYITNLYKGGGIQELTINSEIEELALKCAEVMKGDIMAVDLLPRDNEYNVVEVNTAPGTKGFRQLGVNADEIIAKCLINRMKC from the coding sequence ATGATAACAATCGTATGTGCGGAGGGTGGTTCAACAATATATGCCTTAAAAAATGCTGTAGAAGGACTTGGACAACCTTGTGAAATATTATTACTTTCAGAAAACAACTTATTAGTAGATGATAGTTTTAAAATAGAAACGGATTTAATACACTCTAGATGTGGTATTGGAGATTATATTGATAGATTAACACTATATTCCTGGCAAGTATTAAAAAATTTAGAAGAAGAAGACTATAAATTCATAAATCCATTATCTACAATCTATAATTCATCAGATAAATTTAAAACCATTAAAATTTTAAATAAAAATGGAATAAAAGTACCAAAAACAGCTCTTATCAGAGATTATGACGATGCAGTACGATTTATAAATAAAAATAATATGGAATATCCGGTAATTTTAAAAAATTCATTCTCAAAATGTGGTATGAAAGTAGAAAAACCGCAGAATGACGAGGAATTAAATGAAATGTCAAAAAATTCAATGTGGGAAAGTAAGTTAATACAAGAATATATAGACTTTAAAGACCCCAAAACTGGATTGTACAAAGATATTAGAGTTTTAGTAGTTGACGGTCAAGTTATAGGTGGCTATAGGCGAATAAGCAACAATTATATAACAAATCTATATAAAGGTGGAGGGATTCAGGAGCTAACCATCAATTCAGAAATAGAAGAATTAGCATTAAAGTGTGCTGAAGTAATGAAAGGGGACATTATGGCAGTAGACTTATTACCTAGAGATAATGAATATAACGTTGTAGAAGTAAATACTGCACCAGGGACGAAAGGTTTTAGACAATTAGGTGTTAATGCTGATGAAATAATAGCAAAATGTTTAATTAACCGTATGAAATGTTAG
- a CDS encoding site-2 protease family protein: protein MDLSQNMVLIIFILLWILLLTLDKFKEKYNLKINYELKTYFVFGVLKTKIGLKFIDKVGKYKFWRWLSTLSIPLAVLISIFGFVNYLMSSLSVINGSIEREAATPVIMLFGNTIPWIAGIIALGLGITIHELAHGIVARSFNQKIKSTGILLALGIPLGAFVEFTEEYQNSAKRVRGSVAAAGPISNLILALLFLFALPWGTSLDSDIIISNVLEDRPAEGVLFDNDTIYSINGVKINSLAEFQKEASKLKPNTSSNIVVMRNDELLDYNITTDSDGKIGIMAITSGYVNLLINIIYWSFMLNLLLAIFNLLPAIPLDGYHIWISLPDTIRELGNSRITDHIANGLSYVINDKVLHSIGSLIWLLIIVVIIYSFI from the coding sequence ATGGACTTATCACAAAACATGGTTTTAATAATCTTCATACTATTGTGGATATTATTACTAACTTTAGATAAATTTAAAGAAAAATACAACTTAAAAATAAACTATGAATTAAAAACGTATTTCGTATTTGGTGTTTTAAAAACCAAGATAGGATTAAAATTTATTGATAAAGTGGGAAAATACAAATTTTGGCGTTGGTTGTCTACATTATCAATACCTCTTGCAGTTTTAATAAGTATTTTCGGATTTGTAAATTACCTAATGTCTTCGCTGAGCGTAATTAATGGAAGTATTGAACGTGAAGCTGCAACGCCCGTAATTATGTTATTCGGGAATACCATACCATGGATTGCCGGAATTATCGCTCTTGGGTTAGGAATTACAATTCATGAACTAGCTCACGGTATTGTAGCTAGGTCATTCAATCAAAAAATAAAAAGTACTGGTATATTATTAGCATTAGGGATACCATTAGGTGCTTTTGTAGAATTTACGGAAGAGTATCAAAATTCTGCTAAAAGAGTGCGTGGTTCAGTAGCCGCTGCAGGACCTATATCTAATTTAATACTTGCTTTGTTATTTCTCTTTGCATTACCTTGGGGAACATCATTGGATAGTGATATTATAATATCTAATGTATTAGAAGATAGACCTGCTGAAGGGGTATTGTTTGATAATGATACAATATACTCAATCAATGGCGTCAAAATAAATTCATTGGCGGAATTCCAAAAAGAAGCAAGTAAATTAAAACCCAATACGAGCTCAAATATTGTAGTTATGAGAAACGATGAACTGCTGGATTATAATATAACGACAGATTCTGACGGAAAAATTGGAATAATGGCCATAACTTCGGGTTACGTAAATTTACTCATAAATATCATATATTGGTCATTTATGCTAAATTTATTATTGGCAATATTTAATTTATTACCTGCAATACCGTTGGATGGATACCATATCTGGATATCACTACCCGATACAATACGAGAACTAGGTAATAGTAGAATTACCGACCATATAGCTAATGGATTATCCTACGTTATAAATGATAAAGTACTACATTCAATTGGTTCATTGATTTGGCTACTTATAATTGTAGTAATAATTTATTCATTTATATAA
- the cfbE gene encoding coenzyme F430 synthase → MEKILVVDINHGALDVAEEYLSYEDYNYSKNIVIWDIYGKISKLEELSSLNGINSFSNKDKEIYKKYNKLKEFYPDLKIITNLKNNFDYSKFKEVIAPVHCPIDVKFKTFHEAVSEIINKKYNDIKSKIITITGVKGKTSTSELINYILSDKYNVYLHNSNKGSITPTEVLNNLNNLKKDEKLSKYDYFIFEISLGLVSSKFGVITNILEEYSIAKNLRTAKVKLDTLKFVENCYILEELFKTYRNDIKSSDIKNLNLNLIDDKTPNLKIISKYPLKFEYITSEDDNHEINHIFEFDKKIFGLHHIQNSILSYEICKNMMNSDDIIKRIKSFELKNRMELIAKNILKNTNPGLNIKSISNSMLDFIETFENPIICIGGDFGCTCEEINAEKLFEQILNLFADSKDNIKYNKNDSIILYLSGELGNQLFDIWQNKKADYEQDGKHLIFKRINGKKIINKKDLIDLRLLNDKNNYLIIYRSSII, encoded by the coding sequence ATGGAAAAAATACTCGTGGTAGATATAAATCACGGTGCTTTGGACGTTGCAGAAGAATATCTGTCATATGAAGATTATAATTATTCTAAAAACATAGTAATATGGGATATTTATGGAAAAATTAGTAAATTAGAAGAATTATCGTCCTTAAACGGAATAAACTCATTTTCCAATAAGGATAAAGAAATATATAAAAAATATAATAAATTAAAAGAATTTTATCCAGATTTAAAAATAATAACTAATTTAAAAAATAATTTTGATTATTCAAAATTTAAGGAAGTTATAGCCCCAGTACATTGTCCCATAGATGTTAAATTTAAAACTTTCCATGAAGCAGTTTCTGAAATTATAAATAAAAAATATAACGATATTAAATCTAAAATAATTACCATAACTGGAGTAAAAGGTAAAACATCTACATCTGAATTAATCAATTATATATTGTCAGATAAATACAATGTATATTTACATAATAGTAATAAAGGGTCAATAACACCTACAGAAGTTTTAAATAACTTAAATAACTTAAAAAAAGACGAAAAATTGTCAAAATATGATTATTTCATATTTGAAATATCATTAGGTCTTGTATCTTCGAAATTTGGAGTAATTACTAATATTTTAGAAGAATATAGTATAGCAAAAAATTTAAGAACTGCAAAAGTGAAATTAGATACCCTAAAATTTGTAGAAAATTGCTATATTTTAGAAGAGCTGTTTAAAACTTATAGGAACGATATTAAATCATCAGATATTAAGAATTTAAATCTAAATTTAATAGATGATAAAACACCTAATTTAAAAATTATATCAAAATATCCTTTAAAATTTGAATATATTACTTCAGAAGATGATAATCATGAAATTAATCATATTTTTGAGTTTGATAAAAAAATTTTTGGATTACACCACATTCAAAATAGTATTTTAAGCTATGAAATTTGTAAAAATATGATGAATTCAGACGATATTATTAAAAGGATTAAATCTTTTGAATTAAAAAATAGAATGGAATTAATAGCTAAAAATATATTAAAAAATACCAATCCCGGATTAAATATAAAATCCATATCTAATTCAATGCTAGATTTTATCGAAACTTTTGAAAATCCAATAATATGTATAGGTGGGGACTTTGGGTGTACTTGTGAAGAAATAAATGCAGAAAAATTGTTTGAACAGATTTTAAACTTATTTGCGGATTCTAAAGACAATATAAAATATAATAAAAACGATTCAATAATATTATATTTGTCAGGGGAATTAGGAAATCAATTATTTGACATTTGGCAAAATAAAAAGGCTGATTACGAACAGGATGGCAAACATTTGATTTTTAAAAGGATAAATGGCAAAAAAATAATTAATAAAAAGGATTTAATTGATTTAAGACTTCTAAATGATAAAAATAATTATTTAATAATATATAGAAGTTCTATAATATAA
- a CDS encoding heavy metal translocating P-type ATPase: MVLKYHLKGLKCSACASKIETKIKELYPSATMNLTTFDLYVFDEEIDTEKVQKIINSVEKGVKLIKIDESNINNNEVETEDNDKRKIIELSLMSALFLILIFTYYSGYLTNIMAIIGFFILYLIAGRFVISKTIKNITHGNVFDENFLMTIASLGAFFIGEYPEGVAVMILYTIGEYLQEKALNNSKKSINSLVSLKVNYANLLVDGEPKKVNPDIVNVGDTILVKVGEKVPLDGVVVKGNSNIDTSAITGESFPKKVSIDDTIYSGSINLAKPLILKVTTDYSHSMISKIRDLIEIANIRKSKSEKFITTFAKYYTPFVVGLSLLIAIVPIILYEDYSWINKALILLVISCPCALVLSVPLSYFSSIGRLAKEGILVKGSNYVDELTKVDTFAYDKTGTLTYGKFEVSKFSSNGILKEQDILKLNYLSNLAEKNSNHPLALAICKYYENNIFNKNKQDNLPNDIYIKLLSKKIKVESTEEISGKGMILKFRYMNSEQTEENIFLIGNEKLLNMYNIEINDSKINNNITNVFIGLNDEYMGHYSLEDRLKEESPETISKLSSMGFKNLLLTGDTQKVAKNVAKRLNMDGYYYELLPEDKLNIIEQMSSNNKIAFIGDGVNDAPVIRRANVGISMGNLGSDVAVEASDVIIINDDIASIVKGVKISKFTKKIVYQNIILSLGIKILFITLGVLGSISLWEAVFADVGVTILAILNSLRIIRKNYND; the protein is encoded by the coding sequence ATGGTATTAAAATATCACTTAAAAGGATTAAAATGTTCTGCCTGTGCGTCAAAAATAGAAACAAAAATAAAGGAATTATACCCCTCAGCCACTATGAATTTAACAACTTTCGATTTATACGTATTTGATGAAGAAATTGATACCGAAAAAGTCCAAAAAATTATAAATTCGGTAGAAAAAGGAGTAAAATTAATAAAAATAGATGAAAGTAACATTAACAATAATGAAGTTGAAACTGAAGATAACGACAAAAGAAAAATAATAGAATTAAGTTTAATGAGTGCATTATTTTTAATACTAATATTTACATACTATTCGGGATATTTAACAAACATTATGGCCATTATTGGATTTTTTATATTGTACTTAATAGCGGGTAGATTTGTAATTTCGAAAACTATAAAAAATATTACACATGGCAACGTATTTGATGAAAATTTCCTTATGACTATCGCGTCTTTAGGTGCATTTTTTATTGGAGAATACCCTGAAGGGGTTGCAGTAATGATATTATATACCATTGGCGAATATCTTCAAGAAAAAGCCCTAAATAACTCAAAAAAATCTATTAACTCACTTGTTTCTTTAAAAGTTAATTATGCCAATTTACTTGTTGATGGAGAACCTAAAAAAGTAAATCCCGATATAGTAAACGTTGGAGATACAATCCTTGTAAAAGTTGGTGAAAAGGTACCACTCGATGGGGTAGTTGTAAAAGGCAATTCAAATATAGATACATCCGCAATAACTGGTGAAAGCTTCCCTAAGAAGGTTTCTATCGATGATACAATATATTCGGGCTCAATAAATCTAGCAAAACCATTGATACTAAAGGTTACAACAGATTATAGTCATTCTATGATTTCAAAAATTAGGGATTTAATAGAAATTGCAAATATTAGGAAATCAAAATCTGAAAAATTTATAACAACATTTGCAAAGTATTATACTCCTTTCGTAGTGGGACTATCCTTATTAATTGCAATAGTACCAATAATATTATATGAGGACTACTCTTGGATAAATAAAGCTTTAATACTTCTTGTAATATCCTGCCCTTGTGCTTTGGTACTTTCGGTTCCTTTGAGTTACTTTTCAAGTATTGGAAGACTTGCAAAAGAAGGGATTCTTGTAAAAGGTTCAAATTATGTGGATGAATTAACAAAAGTAGATACTTTTGCATACGATAAAACAGGTACCTTAACATACGGTAAATTTGAAGTATCAAAATTTTCGAGTAATGGAATTTTAAAAGAACAAGACATTTTAAAATTAAATTATTTATCAAATTTAGCTGAAAAAAATTCAAATCATCCCTTAGCCCTAGCAATTTGCAAATATTATGAAAATAACATATTTAATAAAAATAAACAGGACAATTTACCGAATGATATATATATTAAACTACTCAGTAAAAAAATAAAAGTAGAATCTACTGAAGAAATTTCTGGAAAAGGAATGATTTTAAAATTTAGATATATGAATTCAGAGCAAACTGAGGAAAATATTTTCTTGATAGGTAATGAAAAACTATTAAATATGTACAATATAGAAATTAATGACTCAAAAATAAATAATAATATTACAAATGTATTTATAGGGCTAAATGATGAATATATGGGTCATTATAGCTTAGAAGATAGGTTAAAAGAGGAATCTCCTGAAACAATTTCTAAATTATCCAGTATGGGTTTTAAAAATTTATTATTAACTGGTGACACTCAAAAAGTAGCTAAAAACGTCGCTAAACGTTTAAATATGGATGGATATTATTATGAATTATTACCTGAAGATAAATTAAATATTATTGAACAAATGTCCTCAAATAATAAAATAGCATTTATAGGCGATGGTGTTAACGATGCTCCCGTTATTAGAAGAGCAAATGTTGGAATATCGATGGGTAATCTAGGTAGTGATGTAGCGGTGGAAGCATCCGACGTAATAATTATTAATGATGATATAGCTAGTATAGTAAAAGGCGTTAAAATATCAAAATTCACGAAAAAAATAGTATATCAAAACATAATTCTGTCATTAGGTATCAAAATACTATTCATAACTTTGGGTGTTTTAGGCAGTATTTCATTGTGGGAAGCAGTTTTTGCAGATGTGGGTGTAACAATACTTGCAATATTAAATTCTTTAAGAATAATTCGCAAAAATTACAACGATTAA